The Stutzerimonas stutzeri genome segment TGTTTGGCAGCTCACTGCAGGCCGCCGAGGAGGATCCCTGGGAACGCGTGAACCGTGCGATCTTCCGCTTCAACGACACGGTCGATACCTACTCGCTCAAGCCGTTGGCTCAGGGCTATCAGAAGGTCACCCCGGATTTCCTCGAAGACGGCATCGGCAACGTCTTCAGCAACCTGGGTGATGTGGTGGTGCTCACCAATGATCTGCTGCAGGGCAAGGTTCGCGATGCCGGGATCGACACCAGCCGGATCCTGTTCAACAGCACTTTCGGCGTGCTCGGCTTCTTCGACGTCGCCACGCGTATGGGGCTGCAGAAGAACGATGAGGATTTCGGCCAAACCCTAGGCGCATGGGGCTTGGGTAGCGGACCTTATGTGGTGTTGCCGCTGCTGGGGCCGAGCACCGTGCGCGACGCCGCCGGGCGGGTGCCCGATGCGTTCCTGCAACCGTACCCTTATATCGATCACGTCCCCACTCGCAACGTGACCCGAGCGGTCAATGTGGTGGACTTGCGCGCGGGCCTGCTTTCGGCCGAGAAGATGATCACGGGCGACAAGTACATCTTCGTTCGTAACGCCTATTTGCAGAACCGCGAATTCCGCACCCAGGACGGCCAGGTCGAAGACGATTTCTGATCGTTGTTGCCCCGGCAATCGGCCGCGCCCAGCCGGTGGGCGCGTGCCATGCCTCGCCAACAGGCGATGCCGCTCAGTTCATCGAGAGGATGGCCAATCCCAGGCTCTGCCGGCCATCTTCATGCGTACCGACTCGTACCACCTCGGTTTCAGCGTCCAGCCCTTTGAGTTCGTTGTGTTCCGACGGGATATGGACGCTGACCTTGTCGCCCATTTGCAGGTTGGTCGCGGCGAGGACCTGCATACCAGTACTGGACAGATCCAGGCATACGGCGTCATAGCGCTGACTGCCCTGTGTCAGGGTGATCGCGGTTTCGATCTGCATGCGAATGAAATCGCGTTTTTCACTGTAGTCCCGATCATTCAGGGTCATTGTTTTCATCCTTTGGGTTCTGGTTGCACGCGTTCTTATAGCGCCCGTCAATTCGCTCTGTAAAGCACAGGCGGAGCGGCGGCGCCTGGCTTGAAACGCCGATCGTATGGGAGTACCGTCTGCGCCTTGAAAAGATCCCTTGCCCAGCGCTCGCGCGGGGCCGATGCTTTCGCCAACGTCCTGGCGATACCGCCTGGTAGGAACATGCACAACCCAAGCGCGACGCTGCTGATCATAGATGACGACGATGTGGTACGAGCCAGTCTGGCCGCCTATCTCGATGACAGTGGTTTCAAGGTGCTGCAGGCGCCTAACGGGCCGCGAGGCATAGAGCTGTTCGATGCCGAGCATCCCGATCTGGTGATCTGCGATCTGCGCATGCCGCAGATGGACGGACTGGAGCTGATTCGACTGATCAGTGAACGCCAGGTCGATCTCCCGGTAATCGTCGTTTCAGGTGCGGGCGTCATGAGCGATGCGGTCGAGGCGTTGCGTCTGGGGGCGGCTGACTATCTGATCAAACCCCTCGAAGACCTGGCCGTGCTCGAACACTCGGTCCGTCGAGCGCTCGATCGCTCACGGTTGCGGCTGGAGAATCGGCGCTATCGTGAGCAGCTGGAAACGGCGAATCGCGATCTCCAAGCCAGTCTCCACCTGTTGCAGGAAGACCAGGACGCCGGCCGGCAAGTGCAGATGAATATGCTGCCGGTGACACCCTGTGGCCTCGACGATTTCCAATTCGCTCACCAGATCATCCCCTCGCTTTATCTGTCGGGCGATTTCGTCGATTACTTTCGGGTGGACGAGCACCGCATCGGCTTCTACCTGGCCGACGTCTCGGGGCATGGCGCCTCCTCGGCGTTCGTCACCGTCCTGTTGAAGTTCATGACCACGCGCTTGTTGTATGAGTCCCGGCGGGGCGGGGCGCTGCGAGCGTTCAAACCTTCCGAAGTGCTCGATCACATCAACCGTGGGCTGATCAACTGCAAACTGGGCAAGCACGTGACCATGTTGGGCGGGGTGATCGACCAAGAGCGCAACATCTTGCATTACAGCATCGGCGGACATCTTCCGATGCCAGTGCTCTATACCGGCGGCGAGGCGCGCTATCTGGAGGGGCGGGGGCTGCCGGTTGGCCTGTTCGTCGAAGCCACCTACGATAATTACGAGATCGAGCTGCCAGCCTCGTTCAGCCTGACGTTGCTTTCCGATGGCATTCTGGACCTTTTGCCTGGGGAAACCCTCAAAGATAAGGAAGCAGGTCTGCCTGGGCTGGTTTGCGAAGCCGGCGGTACGCTGGAAGGGCTGCAGCGAGTGCTGGGTCTGGCCGATCTGGAGGATATGCCTGATGACATCGCGTTGCTGGTATTGAGCAGGAACCTTGCATGAGCACTGGTAAAATCCAGTTCGCCGAGCAGGATGGCACCTTCATCCTGAAGTTCGTCGGCGAGATACGACTGACGCTATGCTCGGCGCTCGACGCAACTATCGAGAAGATCTTCTCGTCGCTGAATTTCTCGGCGATCGTGATCGACCTTACCGAAAGCCGCAGTATCGACAGCACCACACTAGGCCTGCTGGCCAAATTGTCCATTCTGTCCCGGCAAAAGATCGGCATGTTGCCCACGCTGGTGACCACGCACGCCGACATCACCCGGCTCTTGCAGTCGATGGGCTTCGATCAGGTGTTCAACATCGTCGATCAGCCGTTGCCATCACCCGAGCAGCTGGCGGATCTGCCCAGCCAGGATCAGTCCGAAGAGGTCGTCAAGACCAAGGTCCTGGAGGCTCACCGTATTCTGATGAGCCTCAACGACTCCAACCGCGAGGCGTTTCGTGACCTCGTGACGGCGCTGGAACGGTCCTGATTCAGCACCTGGCATCAATCCTCAATCCGACTTGGATGTTCATGATTGCCGGCACCGGTTGCCGCTGAGGTGTGGTGCCGCTTCCTCGCCATGGCCCTGCCATGACTCGTCGCGGCGCCGCGACGTTCGACCCCGAACTCAGCCGCCGAGTAGCGCCTCGAGCTTTTCCTGGTCTCGAGCAAACTGGCGGATACCTTCGGCGAGCTTCTCGGTGGCCATCGGATCCTCGTTCAAGCCCCAGCGGAAGCTGTTCTCGTCCAGCGCAATGCGTGGCTCGGACGCACGTCCAGGTGCCAGCTTGCGTTCCAGCGGCCCTTCGGCCTGGGCCAGCTGGCCCAGCAGCTCGGGGCTGATGGTCAGGCGGTCACAACCGGCCAGCGCTTCGATCTGGCCGATGTTGCGGAAGCTTGCGCCCATCACGACGGTTTTATAACCGTGGGCCTTGTAATAGTCATAGATGCGGCTGACCGACTGCACGCCGGGATCTTCGTCGCCCGTATAGTCGCGGCCTTCATGCTTCTTGTACCAGTCGTAGATACGGCCAACGAACGGCGAGATGAGGAACACACCGGCATCGGCGCATGCCGCCGCTTGGGTAAAGCAGAACAGCAGGGTCAGGTTGGTCTGGATGCCGGATTTTTCCAGTCGCTCGGCGGCACGGATGCCCTCCCAGGTGGATGCCAGTTTGATCAGCACCCGATCGCGCGAGACGCCAGCTTCTTCATAGAGGCCAATCAGGCGTTCGCCGCGCTGGACCATTGCCTCGGTATCGAAGGAGAGTCTCGCGTCGACCTCGGTGGAGATGCGCCCGGGGATCAGTTTGAGGATTTCCTGTCCGACCGCCACGGCAAACAGATCGCAGCCCAGCCCGATGTCGCCGGCGCAGCGCGACATCGCAGCCTGCAGGTGTTCCGCGTAACGGGGCAGGGCGGCCGCCTTGAGCAGCAGGGAGGGATTGGTGGTTGCGTCTACCGGCTGCAGGCGGGCAATCGCATCGAGATCGCCGGTATCGGCGACGACGGTGGTGAACTGCTTGAGTTGTTCCAGTTTGGATGTCATGGGGCGCTCTATCCTCTGAGTTGACCTGACCTTACCCGAGGCCACCGAGCCACTCAACGGGCACCGGGGCGGGGGGACAGGACTTGGATTGAAAATGATCCCAGGTGTTCCTCGGTGAATGAATCAATGCCCCTCGAGCAGGCTGGTCGCCTGATCCAGCAGGGCCAAGGGGTCTTTGGTCTTGTGTATGTCTACCGAGAGCAGTTGGCGGAAGCGTCGAGCACCCGGAAAACCTTGGCCAAGCCCTAATACGTGACGGGTGACGTGATGCATCGACCCGCCCGCGGCCAGGTGGCGTTGAATGTAAGGGCGCATCCGTCTCAGCGCCTCGGCGCGGCTGATGGTCGGCGCGTGGCTTTCGAACAGTCTGGCATCGACCTGCGCGAGCAGGTACGGGTTGTGATACGCCTCGCGGCCGAGCATCACGCCATCGAAGCGTTGCAGGTGCGCTTCGCATTCCTCCAGGGTCTTGATGCCACCGTTGAGGATGATCTCCAGATCGGGGAAGTCGTCCTTGAGCCGCGCGGCGACGTCGTAACGCAGCGGCGGTACCTCGCGGTTCTCCTTGGGCGACAGCCCTTCGAGGATGGCGATCCGGGCATGCACGGTGAAGCTGCGGCAACCGGCTTCACGCACCTGCCCGACGAAATCGCAAAGCTCGGCATAGCTGTCGCGCCCATTGATACCGATTCGGTGCTTGACCGTCACGTCGATCCCGACGGCATCGCGCATGGCCTTCACGCAGTCGGCGACCAGTGCCGGGTGGCCCATCAGGCAGGCGCCGATCATGTTGTTCTGCACGCGGTCGCTGGGGCAGCCCACGTTGAGGTTGACCTCGTCGTATCCCGCCGTTTCGGCCATTCGCGCGCAGGTTGCGAGGTCGGCGGGCACGCTGCCGCCGAGCTGCAGCGCCAGGGGATACTCCAGCTCGTCATGACGCAGGAAGCGTTCAGTGTCGCCGTTGATCAGCGCGCCGGTCGTCACCATCTCGGTATAGAGCAGCGCATGTCGGGACAGCTGACGCAGAAAGAACCTGCAATGCCGATCAGTCCAATCCATCATCGGTGCGACGGAAAAACGACGGGACGGTGAAGGGAGGCTGGGGACTGGCCTGGGGCTAGGACTCATGCGGTATTCCGGTTGGATTCGAAGGTGCCGGCGTCGCGGCGCGACCGATTCAGCGCGCGGCAAGAAGCCGGAATGGCGCCGGATCGTCGGCGATTCGAATCAAGCACAATGGTCGGCAAGTTTATCAGAGAGCTGAACCCGCGCGGGTGGCGGCTGCAGTGCCTCGCCGCTGTATGGCTTACCACGCGCGGGACGCAGGGACCGGCCTATCGGCTAGGGTTGCATAGAGCATGCGGCCGGCTGATGCCAAGAGCGGTGCGGTTCTCGCCGGGACGGGCGGACGCCCTGTCCGTATATATGCTGCGGAGGTTGGCTGAAAAATGGGCGGCAGGCAGCAGAACGCTGGATCAGGCCAGGGCCACGGCGGTGGTCTCATGGCAATGGACGCTGCCGCCCAGGCTGCTGCGGCGGCGCTTGCAATGGGCGATCCGCTCGGTGCGCTTAAGCGGATCGCCCTGCGCGACGACGCGACAGCGCTCGCGCTTCGTGGCATCGCGATGGCTCAACTCGGAGAGTTCGTCCGCGCGAAAGCACTGTTCAGAGCCGCCGCGAACGCCTTCGGAATCGGCGCGCCGGTGCCGCACGCCCGTTGTCTCGTCGCCGAAGCCGAGGTGGCGCTGGCCGCACGCGACCTTGGCTGGCCGGCACGGGTGCTCACCGAGGCGAGGGAAACGCTCGAGACACATGGCGACCAGGCGAACGCCACTTATGCACGTCTGCTGGAGTTGCGTCATGGGTTGCTGATCGGTCGTGTCGAGGAGGCAGAGCGAGCGCTCCGTGAGCTGGACCCCGCCGTGCTGGCACCAGCGTCGCGGGCCATCTACGAGTTGATCATCGCAAGCCTGGCGCTTCGTGACTTTCAGGCTCGGCCGGCGCGGCAGGCGCTGGCCCGGGCGGAGCGTGCCGCGAAACAGTCAGGCATTCCCGCACTGGGCGCGGAACTGCGGCGCGCGATGGCGATGCTGGAGGCGCCCGCGGCTCGTCTGATCAGCACTGCCAGCGAGCGGTTGGTGCGGCTGGATGAGGTGCAAGGCATTCTGTCCTCTGGGTCAGTCGTTGTGGATGGCTGTCGTCATGTCGTGTGCAAGGCGGGCAAAGTTGTCTCGCTGGCGAGGCGGCCGGTGTTGTTTACGTTGATGCGCGCGCTCGCTGAAGCCTGGCCGGATGACGTCCCGCGAAACGCGCTGATCCAGCAAGCGTTTCGTACCAGGTTCGCCGACGAGTCGCACCGGGCTCGGCTGCGTGTGGAGGTGGGGCGCCTGCGGGCAGTGTTGAGCGCGCTGATCAGCGTGACGGCCACGAAGCGGGGCTTCAGGCTGACGCCGCTCGACGCGCATGGTGTTGTCGTATTGGCCCGTCCGGTCGAGGAACCCCATGCGGCGCTGCTCGCTTGTCTCGCGGATGGGCGTAGCTGGTCGAGCGCGGGGCTTGCCCTCGTGCTCGGCACCAGTCAGCGGTCGGTGCAACGCGCGCTGGGCACTTTGGCCAGCGCGGGCAAGGTACAGTCGTTCGGCACCGGCCGGTCGCGGCGCTGGATGGCACCGCCGATGCCCGGTTTCGCGACGACCTTGTTACTCCCAGGTGCAATGCTGATGTGAATAGGATTTCTCCACCAGCCAAAGGAGGAATAACGCAATGAAACGATCAGTAGCTCAGATCACTCGCGAATACGGGCCTTTTGCGGAGGTCGACAGCGTGCACGGCGTCAGCTTCGATGGGCGTCATGTCTGGTTTGCGAGCGGAGAAAAACTGCACGCGCTGGACCCGGCCAATGGCCAGACCCAGCGCTCGCTCGAGACCCGTGCGGACGCCGGTACGGCGTTCGACGGCCAGCACCTGTACCAGATCGCGGGCGATCGCATCCAGACACTCGACCTGCAAACCGGGGCTGTGCTCGCCTCGATTCCGGCCCCTGACGATGCGTCGGGGCTCGCGTGGGCGGAAGGGTCGTTGTGGGTGGGGCAGTATCGCGGTCGCAAGATCTACCAGCTGGATCCGCAGACCGGCACGGTGCTGCGCACCATCGAGTCCAACCGCTTCGTCACAGGGGTTACCTGGGCGGAGGGTGATCTCTGGCATGGCGTCTGGGAAGAGGGCGAGAGCGAGCTGAGGCACATCGACCCGACGACCGGAGAAGTGCTGAACACAGTGGAAATGCCTGAGGGAATCGGTGTGTCGGGGCTCGAATACGACGGCAACGGCGGTTTCTTCTGCGGCGGCGGTGGCAGCGGTAAAGTCAGGGCCGTCCAGCGTCCGCGCTAGCGTCGGCCTGCTTGAGCGCCGGAAAGCCCACCGCTGGGCTTTCCGGCTCGTTCATCCTGCCGGGGCCGCCGTCATTGCTGGATGACGTTGGCCAGGTTGCCGCTGCCATTCTGGACGATGCTGGCCGAAGCACCCTCGTAGGTCAGCGTCTCCTGTCGCAGACTCGCCTGGTTTGCGTCACCTGACTGGCTGATCAGCGCTTCATGGTTATGGAAGCCCTGATAGGCGTCGATCAGGTTGCTCGAGCCGATCTGTGCGATATCCAGACGGTTGTCATCACCGACCTGTGTGACCGTGACCTGGTTGTCGATGCCCTCCGAATAACCGTCGATGTGCGAGCCGTGCCCAGCGAAATGGGCGGTCAGCTCGTTGCCCGTGCCCCGCTGGGCATAGTTCAGCGTGCTGTAGCCGTCGCCAGCGCTGATCTGGGCGAGGTTGGCGGTGCCGGACTGATGGAGGATGACATCACCGGCGGGGTAGCGTCCCGACGTTTGTTGAATATCGGCCTGGTTGGCGACGCCGTCCTGCTCGACCGTAGCGGTCCCGCCTCCGAGGCCCGAGCTCAATTGCTGCAACTGCACCAGATTCGCGGTGCCGGTCTGCTGGACGTCCGCCGTGCTGAAACCGGTTTGCTCGACCTGCACGGTGTTGCCCTGCCCAAGGGAAACCACCTCCAGCTGGTTGTTGACCCAGGTCTGCCGGGCATCGAGCAGGTTGCCGCTGCCCTCCTGGCGGACCGTCGCGTTGGCGGCGAGGTCTCCCGAGTATTGGAGTTGCTCGAGGCGTGCGGCATTGGAGTCGCCTGACTGTGAAATCTCCGCGCTGCCGAGGCCGGAGGCGCTCGCATGGACCTGGTAGATCTCGGCGACATTCTGCACGCCGTTCTGCTCGATGCGCGCCAGACTGCCTTCTCCCGCATTGCCCGATTGATCGGTCAACGCATCGTTGGCCGTGCCGTTCTGGCGAATGAAGGATTGCTGCATCGTCCCGCTTTGTATCTGCTGCGCCACGTTATCGGTGCCGATCTGTTCGATCTCTGCCACATGCTCATTGGCCATGAGATTGCCGCTTATCACCAACAGGAGGGTGGCAGCGAGAGGCGTCATCTTGGACATTGGAATCTCCCATGCTCAGTGGATAGGGCTCCGTACACCAAAGAAGCGAAGCAATGAGAGTGTTGTTGAGTTGCCGCTGCCTCGAAATAGACCGAAGGGATCAAATGGCCGCGGGCCGGGTATTAGTACCGCGCCGGCACGTGGCGAGGTGGTGAAGCGGAGCAGCCTCATCGCGCCGACCATCGGCGTGCACGAATGGTCCGGCCACCGTTCGATATCGGTAGGGGCCACCAGGGCCTCGTTGCGAGGTGATGCATGCAAGGCGAAATCATGGTGGACACCGCGGTCTTGGCCGCAAACGATTCGGACGCGGATACCGTGCTGCCTGGAGATCCTGATGTCGCGAGCATTAACGACACGCCCATGTCGGATCCTGAAGACCCCGAGCTCAGCGACGAAGACATCGATCTGTTCGAAGACGATCCGAGCATTCCAACCGAGTAGCGGTGCACGGCGGCTTGCAAAAACGGCGTTCGTCGTACGCCAAGCCACAGCGGTCTGCCTGGCCTGAAATGCAAAAACCGCAGCCATCCGAGGGAGGGCTGCGGTTTGGTTGTCAGGCCGGTATCGACCTGAGCGGTGTCATGCGATCAACGGTTGAACGCGGCACCGGTGCCGACCACAGTAGCCGACGGCAGCAGTTGGCTGATGAAGCGGTTCCAGCGAGTGATCCCTGCTGGCCCGACGAAGACCACATCCTGCGGCTGCAGCGGGAAGCTCTTGGCCAGCGCAAAGGCGGTCGGCGAGGCAGCGTTCAGCTGGAATACCTTGGCCGGCTCGGTGGCAATGTTTTCCGCTCCGCGGATCACGTAGACCGCTTCGCCATCGGCGGTGTCCTGGCGAATGCCGCCGGCCGTGCCGATCGCGTCCATCAGGTTGTAGCTCGAGGCCTTGAAGTTGACCGCTTGTGGCTGAGTAACCTCACCCAGTACGTAGATCTTCTTCTGATCGTTGTAGGGCAGGTGAAGCTGGTCGCCATCTTTCAGATACACGTCGTTCAGCCAGGAATCCGGACGGTTCAGGTCGTCGAGATTGAGCATGTACTCGCGACCGTCGCGCTTGAGGATCAGACCGGACAGGTCAGCCGTAGCGGTATCGACGCCGGCCTGGCCAATGGCCTGGACCAGAGTCATCGGGGCGGTGGTGACAGGCACCTCGCCGGCGGTGTTGAACGCACCCGACAGTACGACGCGCTGGCTGCCATAGCGCAGCAGGGCGACGTCAACTTGCGGGCTGTCGATGTAGTTGGCCAGGCGACGAGCAATCTGGGCGCGCAGCTCTTCGATGGTGCGGCCAGCTGCTTCGATGTTGCCGATGTACGGATAGAACAGGGTGCCATCCGGGCGGACCAGGCGGCCGTTGGCGTCCAGCTGCTGTTGCGGGCCGGACGGCGCGGTCAGCTCGGGGTGATCCCAGACGGTGATGTAGAGAAGGTCATTTGGGCCGATGCGGTAGGCTTCGGGTTTGAAATCGAGCAGTTCCTGTTTGCTGGAGGTGCCCCGGTCGGAAGACAGTTCGCCTTTCAGGATTTCAGGCGTGATGCGGATCAGCTGTACGTTACCGTCCTGCGATTTCGCGCCGTCCTTGAACTCATCCGGGTCAAGGTACTGACCGGGCGAAAACACACATCCCTGGAGCGCCAGAACGGAAGAGAAAGCGAGAGCAAATATTGGTTTCATGGTTCTTCATCCTTGACGGAATAGTTGTTTTTACGAAGTGAAACGGCGGGATTCACTTTTAGCTGAAGGAGCGAGCTGATGGATTCGTCCGCTGCAACCGATGGGTGATCAGTTCGAAAGCGCGTGTGGACGATTCATTTCGCTGCTCCTGTTGTTGCTACCGCAAAGCGCTGGAAGCAGTACGTCTCCGAGATAGATCTGAGGACCGTTCCGTGTGAGTCATTGTTCAATTCGCTCAACCCGTCCACGCCTTTCGCAGGCCTCGGAACGGGTGC includes the following:
- a CDS encoding MlaA family lipoprotein: MHMIGKDWIGYFKVALVGALAVFGSSLQAAEEDPWERVNRAIFRFNDTVDTYSLKPLAQGYQKVTPDFLEDGIGNVFSNLGDVVVLTNDLLQGKVRDAGIDTSRILFNSTFGVLGFFDVATRMGLQKNDEDFGQTLGAWGLGSGPYVVLPLLGPSTVRDAAGRVPDAFLQPYPYIDHVPTRNVTRAVNVVDLRAGLLSAEKMITGDKYIFVRNAYLQNREFRTQDGQVEDDF
- a CDS encoding PilZ domain-containing protein → MTLNDRDYSEKRDFIRMQIETAITLTQGSQRYDAVCLDLSSTGMQVLAATNLQMGDKVSVHIPSEHNELKGLDAETEVVRVGTHEDGRQSLGLAILSMN
- the rssB gene encoding two-component system response regulator RssB, translating into MHNPSATLLIIDDDDVVRASLAAYLDDSGFKVLQAPNGPRGIELFDAEHPDLVICDLRMPQMDGLELIRLISERQVDLPVIVVSGAGVMSDAVEALRLGAADYLIKPLEDLAVLEHSVRRALDRSRLRLENRRYREQLETANRDLQASLHLLQEDQDAGRQVQMNMLPVTPCGLDDFQFAHQIIPSLYLSGDFVDYFRVDEHRIGFYLADVSGHGASSAFVTVLLKFMTTRLLYESRRGGALRAFKPSEVLDHINRGLINCKLGKHVTMLGGVIDQERNILHYSIGGHLPMPVLYTGGEARYLEGRGLPVGLFVEATYDNYEIELPASFSLTLLSDGILDLLPGETLKDKEAGLPGLVCEAGGTLEGLQRVLGLADLEDMPDDIALLVLSRNLA
- the rssC gene encoding anti-sigma factor antagonist RssC, whose protein sequence is MSTGKIQFAEQDGTFILKFVGEIRLTLCSALDATIEKIFSSLNFSAIVIDLTESRSIDSTTLGLLAKLSILSRQKIGMLPTLVTTHADITRLLQSMGFDQVFNIVDQPLPSPEQLADLPSQDQSEEVVKTKVLEAHRILMSLNDSNREAFRDLVTALERS
- the tal gene encoding transaldolase — translated: MTSKLEQLKQFTTVVADTGDLDAIARLQPVDATTNPSLLLKAAALPRYAEHLQAAMSRCAGDIGLGCDLFAVAVGQEILKLIPGRISTEVDARLSFDTEAMVQRGERLIGLYEEAGVSRDRVLIKLASTWEGIRAAERLEKSGIQTNLTLLFCFTQAAACADAGVFLISPFVGRIYDWYKKHEGRDYTGDEDPGVQSVSRIYDYYKAHGYKTVVMGASFRNIGQIEALAGCDRLTISPELLGQLAQAEGPLERKLAPGRASEPRIALDENSFRWGLNEDPMATEKLAEGIRQFARDQEKLEALLGG
- the dusA gene encoding tRNA dihydrouridine(20/20a) synthase DusA; amino-acid sequence: MSPSPRPVPSLPSPSRRFSVAPMMDWTDRHCRFFLRQLSRHALLYTEMVTTGALINGDTERFLRHDELEYPLALQLGGSVPADLATCARMAETAGYDEVNLNVGCPSDRVQNNMIGACLMGHPALVADCVKAMRDAVGIDVTVKHRIGINGRDSYAELCDFVGQVREAGCRSFTVHARIAILEGLSPKENREVPPLRYDVAARLKDDFPDLEIILNGGIKTLEECEAHLQRFDGVMLGREAYHNPYLLAQVDARLFESHAPTISRAEALRRMRPYIQRHLAAGGSMHHVTRHVLGLGQGFPGARRFRQLLSVDIHKTKDPLALLDQATSLLEGH
- a CDS encoding helix-turn-helix domain-containing protein, giving the protein MDAAAQAAAAALAMGDPLGALKRIALRDDATALALRGIAMAQLGEFVRAKALFRAAANAFGIGAPVPHARCLVAEAEVALAARDLGWPARVLTEARETLETHGDQANATYARLLELRHGLLIGRVEEAERALRELDPAVLAPASRAIYELIIASLALRDFQARPARQALARAERAAKQSGIPALGAELRRAMAMLEAPAARLISTASERLVRLDEVQGILSSGSVVVDGCRHVVCKAGKVVSLARRPVLFTLMRALAEAWPDDVPRNALIQQAFRTRFADESHRARLRVEVGRLRAVLSALISVTATKRGFRLTPLDAHGVVVLARPVEEPHAALLACLADGRSWSSAGLALVLGTSQRSVQRALGTLASAGKVQSFGTGRSRRWMAPPMPGFATTLLLPGAMLM
- a CDS encoding DUF5074 domain-containing protein, with the translated sequence MKRSVAQITREYGPFAEVDSVHGVSFDGRHVWFASGEKLHALDPANGQTQRSLETRADAGTAFDGQHLYQIAGDRIQTLDLQTGAVLASIPAPDDASGLAWAEGSLWVGQYRGRKIYQLDPQTGTVLRTIESNRFVTGVTWAEGDLWHGVWEEGESELRHIDPTTGEVLNTVEMPEGIGVSGLEYDGNGGFFCGGGGSGKVRAVQRPR
- a CDS encoding polysaccharide biosynthesis/export family protein: MKPIFALAFSSVLALQGCVFSPGQYLDPDEFKDGAKSQDGNVQLIRITPEILKGELSSDRGTSSKQELLDFKPEAYRIGPNDLLYITVWDHPELTAPSGPQQQLDANGRLVRPDGTLFYPYIGNIEAAGRTIEELRAQIARRLANYIDSPQVDVALLRYGSQRVVLSGAFNTAGEVPVTTAPMTLVQAIGQAGVDTATADLSGLILKRDGREYMLNLDDLNRPDSWLNDVYLKDGDQLHLPYNDQKKIYVLGEVTQPQAVNFKASSYNLMDAIGTAGGIRQDTADGEAVYVIRGAENIATEPAKVFQLNAASPTAFALAKSFPLQPQDVVFVGPAGITRWNRFISQLLPSATVVGTGAAFNR